AAACTCCATCCTATGCAAACAGCCTTTATTACCCATGATGCTTTTCAATGTGGCTACTGTACATCAGGTCAAATTATCTCAGCCGTAGGGATGATATTAGAAGAATCGCCAACATCTGAAGCAGAAATTCGAGAAAAGATGAGTGGAAACCTTTGCCGTTGTGGAGCATATCCAAATATTATTGCAGCGATTCGAGATGTGCTAGAGGAAAAGGAAGATGCAGCCATTTAGTTATGCTAAAGTCACCTCAGAAGAAGTGGCGATCGCCACAGTTGAGCAAGATAAAACTGCTGCATTTATTGCTGGTGGCACAGATTTACTGGGGTTAATGAAGGATGGAGTCCAAACAGCGGATATATTAATTGATATTAATAGTTTGCCCTTAGCAGATATTGAATCTCAAGCGAATGGAATCCGCATTGGTGCTATTTCTCGAATGAGCGATGTGGCTGTTCATCCCCAAATTCAGGAATGTTATCCCGTAATTAGCCAAGCTTTATTACAAAGCGCTTCACCGCAACTGCGAAATATGGCAACAGTGGGCGGTAATTTACTGCAACGAGTCCGCTGTGGTTATTTTCGCGATCCGGTTTTTCCTTGTAATAAACGCACTCCCGGTATAGGTTGTTCGGCAATTACAGGTTACAATCGAATGCATTCTATTTTCGGAGCAAGCGAACATTGTATTGCCGTTCATCCTTCCGATTTAGCTGTAGCTTTGACGGCATTAGATGCAGTGATTTGCATCCAAGGAATAGAAACATCACAGCGAATTTCAATTCATGATTTTTATCTCTTACCAGGTGAGACACCAATAAAAGAAACTCTATTACAGCCTGGAGAATTAATTGTTGCTATTGAAGTTCCAGGTTTTGCATATAAATCCCATTATTTAAAAGTAAGAGATCGAGCTTCTTACGAATTTGCTCTCGTTTCCGTAGCTGTTGCTTTAGATATAGAACAAGACACGATAAAATCAGCACGTATCGCTTTTGGGGGAGTAGCACCCAAACCTTGGCGTGCAAGGGAAGCAGAGGAATTTCTCAAAGGGAAAGCAATCAACGAAGATATCTTTACAGCCGCCGCAGTAGCAGCCGTCAAAGAAGCAAAACCGCAAACGCACAATGAATTCAAAATTGAATTAGTCAAACGCGCTTTGGTACGCGCACTCTCAGTTGTAGCAGAAAAATTATGAATAAAATTATTGGGAAACCACTCGATCGCGTTGATGGTAGGCTGAAAGTAACGGGAGAAGCGCCTTACACAGCCGATGTGCCAATCGAGAATTTAACTTATGGAGTGATTTTTCAAAGTGCGATCGCCAGCGGTAAAATTATCCAAATAGACACAACGGCAGCCGCAGTCGCCCCTGGTGTAATCGATATCATTACTTACCAACAAACTCCATCTCTGATCAAAATACCCTTCTTTGGTCCTCCACAACCTCAGTCAACTGAAAAAGACCATAATATCTACTACGATGGTCAACATCTGGGGGTTGTAATTGCCCAAACTTTAGAACAAGCCGAAACTGCTGCCTCTAGGATAAAAATTATCTACGAAGAAGCTATTCCGACAGTCACAATGGCACATGCAGAGATATTTGAACCCGAATCGATATTTTTGGGCATGATGCCAGGTAAAATCACTAGAGGGAATGTTGAATCGGGGAAAGTAAAGGCAGATGTCTTAGTAGAGCAAGTTTATACCACGCCAATAGAACATCATAATCCCCTAGAGCCTTCTGCAACGATCGCAATGTGGTCAGGGGATAACTTGACGCTGTATGAAACCACTCAAGGCGTTTCAGCAACCCAAAACCGAATCGCATCTATTCTGAATATTCCCGAAGAAAATGTCCGCGTCATCTCCAAATATTTAGGCGGCGGATTTGGTTGTAAAGCACTACTGCGATCGCACACGATTTTAGCAGCGATCGCAGCTCGTCAAGTAAAACGCCCTGTAAAAGTTGTGCTAACGCGATCGCAAATGTACACAGCTTGCGGCCACCGTTCTGAAACTCAGCAGCAGCTAACGTTAGGTGCAACCAAGGAAGGCAAACTAACTGTCATCGAGCAAATTGGGACATCTTTAACTTCCCTGTTTGATGACTTTGCCGAACCTGTGGGTGCAGCAACAACGATGATGTACGCCTGTGCCAATTTGGAAATTAAATACCGTTTGGGACGCATCAACGCTAGGCACACCAACCTTTATGCGTGGCCCAGGAGAAGCGCCGGGAATGTTTGCCTTAGAAACGGCAATGGATGAATTGGCATACACCTTAAATATCGATCCAATTGAACTAAGACTGAGAAATCATGCAGATATCGATCCGCACAAAGGATTACCTTGGTCAAGTAAATCCCTAAAAGAATGTTATCAAAAAGGGGCAGAAATTTTTGGGTGGGCACAACGCAATCAAGTTCCCCGTTCCATGCGAGATCGTCATTTCCTGATTGGTTGGGGAATGGCAAGTGCGACATTTCCCACCAATGCTAGAACTGCATCAGTCAAGGTAGAAATTTTTGCTACTGGAGAAGTAAAAGTACAAAGTGGTACTCAAGACATCGGTACTGGTACTTATACAGTGATGACGCAGGTAGCTGCTGAAGTCTTGGGATTACCAGTGCAGTTTGAATTAGGTGATAGCAATCTTCCTAAAGCCCCCATTACAGGGAACTCAATGACAGTTGCGAGTGTTTCCCCGGCGGTGCATCAAGTGGCGATCGCTGCACGGGATAAGATAATTAAAATGGCGATCGGAGATGCAAATTCTCTGCTTTATGGCTCGCAAGCAGAAGATATTGCCGTTGAGTCAGGGCAAGTATTCTTAAAACAAGACCCATCAAAGCGAGACAGCTACAGCGATATTCTCCGCCGTCATGGATTAGAAAGTTTAGAAGTTACAGAGGAATCGTCACTCAACCCGGAGAGTAAACAATATGCCAAACACTCATTTGGTGCGGTATTTATCGAAGTTGCAGTTGACGAGTTGTTAGGAGAAATCAAAGTTAGACGTTGCGTAGGCGTTTATGATGCTGGGCGAATTCTCAACTTCAAGACAGCGCGGAGTCAAGTTATCGGCGGGATTACCTGGGGAATTGGTATGGCGCTGATGGAGAAAACTGTAATGGATGCTAATCAGGGCAGGATAGTTGGTGCTAACCTTTCCGATTACCTGATTCCAGTTCATGCAGATATCCCTAATATGGAAGTGCAATTTGTTGAAGAACACGATCCTTATGTGAATGCACTAGGAACGAAAAGCCTGGGGGAACTTCCGATTGTTGGGGTAGCCGCTGCCATATCTAATGCAGTTTATCATGCCACAGGTAAGCGGATTCGCGATCTGCCAATTACACCAGATAAGTTGTTGTGAGTGAATATATTTGGAGTTTGGGCTTTAGTACTAAATGGCATTAATGAGGCGATTTGAACACATTGCTACAAATTAATAATACCTTCAGTTGGTCGATTTTTACTTTGGAAGAGTTAACCAATATTAACCAAGGTAACAGCTTCACCAGAATGAAAGATCATTAAAAGTATCACGCCTGTTACTTCAAAAGCCACATCATGCACTCTACCGACCCTATTTTATTACTCTCTTCAGATAAAATTTATTAGTCAGGGTAAACGGGCTTTTACTGTGTAGCTGCGACTTCTAGTCGCCTTGATTATTCTCTTTTCAGAGTCATTAAATAGCATTAACATGCTTGACAAAATGATGATAGTTTAAGACACTAACTATTAAGCTGAATTATTTTTGGAAAATCATCATGCTAAAAACAAATCCTAAAATAAGAAAAAATTCTTTTTCTATTAGGTTGAATGACCTTGAGGAAAATTATTTATCTGAATTAAGCTCAGATGAAGCCTATGAAATTATTGGAGGCTTTACAGTTAACAATGATTCAGGAAGTACAAAAAGTTTTTATACTTTTGGACAGTTTGTACAGCCGGAACGTCAAGTTTTACAACCTCAAGAAAGCGGTGATTATCAAGGAGAATATATTTTATATAGTTCTTCAAGAAGCCAATTTCAACCAACATTATCTAGTAAACTCTCTTCAACAGACGTAGTAAGTTTTCGTCTGGAAGGAGATACAGTAGTTATTGGTAGTGGAGCCATTTTTGCCTCCAAAATTAGTCCGGTGTCTTTCTAATAAATAAAATACTCATTGTAAAAGAATGATAATAATTTTATAGAGTGGGGAGTCAGTACTGCCAAAGGCAGCCTTGGCTCCCCTTTTTGTAATAAGCTAGATTTCCCATTCGTCATATTTCTACTTTTTTAAACTAGAACTCAATACCCTCGACTTACCTGCACAGTCTTGTTTGATACTTTCCTCGCAAATATTTCTCGGAGATGGCTGGATAATCTGCAAAATTAGGTAATGATATTTTTTGATATTTAATAATTTGCTTTAATTATCTCATATCAAGTTCGGTTAATTACTCATCATAAAATCTATTAATTAAGGTTAGGTGACAGCAGGTAAACCCAACTTTAACAATAATTAAATTTATGAAATTTTAATATTAAAAAACTATTAGTTTCCCAAAACAATTTGCTAAGGGACTTCCAACAAATAAATTATTCAATCTTGTGGGGTGGGCATCTTGCCATTGGTGTCAAGTTAAGCTCAAACTTACTATGTCAATAAGTATTTAGGCTTAAAAATTCGGTTTTCAAGGGACAAAAAACGAACTTTTTCAGGGACTATTAATGCTTTGTTTATTAGCATCACTCCCAGCTTGTGTATATAAGTCAGAAAAAGTTCCCCTTTATACTTCGTTCCTAACAAAACCTATCGTTGACAAATGGGTTTTAATCTTAAGTTGACACTAATGGCATCTTGCCCGCCCTCTTTAACTGGGCGGGCAAGATGCCCGCCCCAGAGGAAATAAATAGTTGAGTATTTTTTTATTTGGAAGTCCCTAAGTATCCAAAGACTTGGTAACACGATTTTTTTGCTCCCCATCCTCACCTAGCAATTTCTGGATTATCGAATGCTATAAATCAGTTAATGTAAGAGTGAATGTAGTCCATCCATTGCCACTTTCTACTTTAATGTTTCCTTGCAATTGTTCGACTAATTTCTGGACTATCGATAAACCTAAACCCGAACCACCTTGATTCCAGATATCTGCATTGGGGAGACGATAAAATTTATCAAATATCCGTGGTAACTCTGTCACCGCAATTTCTACTGAATTACTGACAGTAATAATTGTTTTTGCAGGTGCTTCCGAAGAATTGTGACTTACACTTAAGACAATTTCACCACCCGCAGGTGTGTATTTACAGGCATTATTGAGCAATTCTACTATAATGCGTTCCAAGCTAATGCCATCTGACAATAGCGGCGGGAGATTTGCAGGGAGATTCGGCTGTAGAGTTTGCTGATGTTGTTGAACACGAATTTGAAACGGCTCG
This portion of the Nostoc sp. GT001 genome encodes:
- a CDS encoding xanthine dehydrogenase family protein subunit M, with the translated sequence MQPFSYAKVTSEEVAIATVEQDKTAAFIAGGTDLLGLMKDGVQTADILIDINSLPLADIESQANGIRIGAISRMSDVAVHPQIQECYPVISQALLQSASPQLRNMATVGGNLLQRVRCGYFRDPVFPCNKRTPGIGCSAITGYNRMHSIFGASEHCIAVHPSDLAVALTALDAVICIQGIETSQRISIHDFYLLPGETPIKETLLQPGELIVAIEVPGFAYKSHYLKVRDRASYEFALVSVAVALDIEQDTIKSARIAFGGVAPKPWRAREAEEFLKGKAINEDIFTAAAVAAVKEAKPQTHNEFKIELVKRALVRALSVVAEKL
- a CDS encoding molybdopterin cofactor-binding domain-containing protein — protein: MNKIIGKPLDRVDGRLKVTGEAPYTADVPIENLTYGVIFQSAIASGKIIQIDTTAAAVAPGVIDIITYQQTPSLIKIPFFGPPQPQSTEKDHNIYYDGQHLGVVIAQTLEQAETAASRIKIIYEEAIPTVTMAHAEIFEPESIFLGMMPGKITRGNVESGKVKADVLVEQVYTTPIEHHNPLEPSATIAMWSGDNLTLYETTQGVSATQNRIASILNIPEENVRVISKYLGGGFGCKALLRSHTILAAIAARQVKRPVKVVLTRSQMYTACGHRSETQQQLTLGATKEGKLTVIEQIGTSLTSLFDDFAEPVGAATTMMYACANLEIKYRLGRINARHTNLYAWPRRSAGNVCLRNGNG
- a CDS encoding xanthine dehydrogenase family protein molybdopterin-binding subunit encodes the protein MPIWKLNTVWDASTLGTPTFMRGPGEAPGMFALETAMDELAYTLNIDPIELRLRNHADIDPHKGLPWSSKSLKECYQKGAEIFGWAQRNQVPRSMRDRHFLIGWGMASATFPTNARTASVKVEIFATGEVKVQSGTQDIGTGTYTVMTQVAAEVLGLPVQFELGDSNLPKAPITGNSMTVASVSPAVHQVAIAARDKIIKMAIGDANSLLYGSQAEDIAVESGQVFLKQDPSKRDSYSDILRRHGLESLEVTEESSLNPESKQYAKHSFGAVFIEVAVDELLGEIKVRRCVGVYDAGRILNFKTARSQVIGGITWGIGMALMEKTVMDANQGRIVGANLSDYLIPVHADIPNMEVQFVEEHDPYVNALGTKSLGELPIVGVAAAISNAVYHATGKRIRDLPITPDKLL